DNA from Triticum aestivum cultivar Chinese Spring chromosome 7D, IWGSC CS RefSeq v2.1, whole genome shotgun sequence:
aattatagatatgttggagacgtatcaggggttaccggacccccccggggggaagatatgggccataggagggaggcaagccagcccacaaggggtggcgcgtccccccccccccccatggggagtccgaattggactaggggagggggcgcggcccccttttccttctcctcctccctctccttccccctttccccttctggtaaaagggaaaggggggccgaattggagtaggggtccaagtgggactcctcccacttggcgcgccctaggccggcctcctcccctctccctcctttatatatggggcaggggggcacctctaaggcacatcaactgttcttagccgtgtgcggtgccccctccaccgtttactcccccggtcatattgtcgtagttcttacgcgaagccctgcgcggatcacttcaccatcaccgtcaccacgccgtcgtgctgacgaaactctccctcacactttgctggatcaagagttcgagggacgtcatcgagctgaacgcgtgcagaactcggaggtgttgtacgttcggtacttgattggttgaatcgagaagacgttcgactacatcaaccgtgttaaactaacgcttctgctttcggtctacgagggtacgtggacacactctccccctctcgttgctatgcatgtcctagatagatcttgcgtgatcgtaggaatttttttgaaattgcatgctacgttctccaacagggcCAAGAATGACCAAATTTACACCTCTCACCTCAAGGGGTGCCCTTGTTATTTTCTAGGACCCCTTGGCTTAGCCCCATGGGTATTGTGGTCATCCGCACTCACTTGAATCAACTCAAAGGGAGGGGAACACCCCCTCCAAGGGACCGTAAAAGGCTCAGGGTTGGGTAACGGGTTTGAGGGACCTTGTAAGGCACAGATTGTCAGGAGAAGGGGAGTTTTGAAAGTGGGCGCATCCTTGACACTCCGTGAGCGAAGAATTTATCCCGATGCCTCTCCTAACTCATGAGTAGGTCATGCTTCACAAGGTGACCACACTTTGTTTAAGAAACGTCAATGTGTCAACTTTGTTGGTGTACGTACAAAGACCTTCGTTGTAAGGCCCCTGTACACACCCTGCTAGCTTTGTGTTTGAGTGCTAACAGTGAGATGCGCCTTACTCTTATGTTGTTTCCACAACAAAAATAGTTTAGATGCAGTGGTTGTGGTTGCTCCCGTCGGGATATTGGTGCCATCTACCTCGACCCCCTTCAACCTCACCTCTCAGTGGACTTCTTAGTCTGGTGGCCAACGGTTGGTCAGCTGCCCATCGGGTTTGTCCCAAGACGACTTGGATTGAGAGGCGACTATATCTATAGGGTATGGTGGGTGTATTTTGTCGTGTGCGGGATCCAAGTGATAGTGTTCCGTAACCAGGCAAAACTCAGCCCCGACGATGTCGATGCGAGTGGGAGACACTCTCGAACGTCATTTCCCTTCTTAGAAGCACCACAATGGATTTGGGCCACTCTACCTCTGGCTCCTGGTGAAAACACTTGGTCCGGTTTGTCGGACAAAGCGACATGGACGCTTTAGCATCATTCCCTCTTCTTGAAGGCATCATCACGGGACCCTTGGTTGCTCCTAGTTATTCACTGTGGAGCGATGACATTGCTCTTGGCGTGGCATGGCTTGCCGTGGTGGTCATGCTCAGAGTCCTTTTTTTCTTCTTAGCGGTCTGGTTTCCTCAGTTATCATTTTGTGTTATAGGGTGAGCGTCCTGTTGTTTAATAGGTCGGCGCCCTTTGAACCAATGCGAGGGAGTCCCCTTGAGCGATGGAGGGATGGCATTATGACGAAGTCATGCCCATTTTTGGAAGCAGGCGAAGGTCATTTCCTCTAGTATTCGCCTACTCCCGCCTAGGCACTGAATTCGCTTCAACAAAACCTTGGTAGTTTTTCAGCTTGTGATTCTTTCATTATTTGCTTGTTGGTGGTATTTTTGAATTGTTCTCCTCAAATCTTGTATCAGTTCAGCTGTTTAGGCCTGAGTAATTTAAAACCGGGTGTATGTCTTCTTTTATACAAAAAAAAATCTTCcagccccctcttccccttccccacTCCATtaatttttctttttaaaaaagaaATGGAAATTATTTCAAAATCTAATGATTAGAATAGCGGCAGATAATAAGGATCCGCACAAAAGAGTTGCATAGCTTAATAACATCATAATGACATGCATCATTAACCATTGAGATTGTAGAGCAGGTACTAGTATCGTGGATTGCTGCATTTTCAGTTAAAAGAACGTTCTCATCATGTTTCGGCCCATGGTTCACGTAATGACTCACATGATCGAGAAGTGTATGTTAGGTTTATGTAGGTGCAGAGGGCGGTCACCCTGCAAGAACTCATCCCATTCATTTCCTTAACTTGTGTAGTGTCCATGATAAGGTAGACCAAATAAtaaatgccacacgtgtggcatgaaGCACTCTGGCTTGATGTTTTTACAACTAAAGTTGGCATCCGAAAAGAaaaaataacccccccccccctcaaaaaaaTTGAAACATGCCATCTGAAAAGAAAGTTGCCATTCTtgacaactaaagttgtcatcctcCTGTGACTAAACTTGCCATAAAAACGTTCGGAATTGCCATGTGTTCGTGCCACACGTATAAAACTTATCATTGTCTGAAGCTAGAGAAGAGAAAACCTCACACACATGATGATACGGAGCTTCAATACCTCACACTTATTTACAGAAAAACAAGCGTAGAACCATGCAATCAGAATAATTCAGACGCTGCATTTTGTCTGCGAAATGCTTCGCGTTTGAAACTGAAACAAATATAACGACATAGTTTGCTTTGAATTAATCATCCCGTGTACAGCCTCAGCTTGGAGCGTATTGTCTCTCGGCATATCGGGCATCTGTCGAGGTTCTCCCCACACTCCCTGCAACACTGTCGTTCGTACACAAACAAtaaaaaatatgaagaaaaaaacACACACATTTCCAtgtttcatactccctccgtttcaaaatagtgactcaactttgtactaactttagtatcaagttagtataaagttgagtcatttattttgaaaCAGAAGGAGTAGAAAAGAAAATGCATCTCAACATTTGCTTAGATAAATGAATTCCAATGTCTTACCATGTGGCCACAGCCAAATGCTAGATCCTTGGCATTGGTCAGGCAGATTGGGCACACCTGCATGGAGATTGATTTATCAGTCAGTTTGTTCAAGAAGGGGGCATGAATCATCGACCCTCCATGCATGATCATCACAATTGACAAGAGAAACAAGACTTGTAATTCCGAGCAGTTTGCTGAACCTGATCCTCTCTTGGCTCCGCCGCGGCGGCGTTCGCGCTGCTAGCTTCCAGCCTCAACGACGAGGGCTGCCTCTGCGCAGACGCCGGCAGCGGAGGCGGGGCCGGGACGACCCTCTTGGCCTTGCCCGTGGACCGGCCCAGGATGCCGAGCTCCATGGTGGCCTTGTACTGGATGGGCACCTCCATGAGCGCCGCCAGCGCGAACGCCGACTCCTTCTGCTGCAGCGTCGCGTTCCTCGACATGATCGACGTGAAGTTCACAAACTGCGCATGCACCATTGTTGTTAGTTAACATGTGAGTAGAGCTGCATTGTGATTCGTCTTCGGAGATTGGATCAACGAAGAGGGCTACAACTCCCTCAATCTCTGTTTTCGAATTTGAGTGATGACCTGGAAGTTGTCGAAGGCGCGCGCGGGGAGCTTGTCGTCGAACTTCTGCATGTCCTCCCACGGGCCATCCCCGACCCCGACCAGCACGATGGACAAGGGATACGAACTGCGGATTCAAGCTTTTGTGTCAGGTTTATTTTTTCTCAAATGGTGATCCTCCCTTACACCGCGCGTGCGCGCCAAACTGTCGATGATCACCTGGCCATGACAATGGAGTCCACGGTTCTTCTCTCCTGCGGGCTCAGATCGCCCTCACTGGTATCCACACTCCTAGTGACCTGCAGCGCCGTGATGAAGTTGTTAAGACAAATCAAGAAGCGCCTGTTGCTGCATAAGGTTTTGGATTCAGTTGAGGGACCTGGCCGTCGGCGACGATGACGAGGACATGGTACTGGCCTCCGGTCCTG
Protein-coding regions in this window:
- the LOC123165462 gene encoding E3 ubiquitin-protein ligase RGLG4 isoform X2, with protein sequence MGGVLSALLGGHRRRAAQAGRTTTSRSAEPSGYGRGGAGEQRRRAMLSKKYSYIPDTYTSLDQVASALRDQGLESSNLILGVDFTKSNEWTGKRSFNGQSLHKLGDAPNPYEAAISIIGKTLASFDEDNLIPCFGFGDATTHDYNVFSFHPDNSPCHGFEEVLACYRNVVPHLRLSGPTSFAPIVEAAVDIVDRTGGQYHVLVIVADGQVTRSVDTSEGDLSPQERRTVDSIVMASSYPLSIVLVGVGDGPWEDMQKFDDKLPARAFDNFQFVNFTSIMSRNATLQQKESAFALAALMEVPIQYKATMELGILGRSTGKAKRVVPAPPPLPASAQRQPSSLRLEASSANAAAAEPREDQVCPICLTNAKDLAFGCGHMCCRECGENLDRCPICRETIRSKLRLYTG